Within the Telopea speciosissima isolate NSW1024214 ecotype Mountain lineage chromosome 4, Tspe_v1, whole genome shotgun sequence genome, the region agttattttttttttaaattgggaACATGTATAGATTATTACATGATATCGGAAGCCAAAATCTGGTACGGAGTTGGGCTTTTTCAACTGCTGCGAGCTAGTTTAATAACAGTTAAAGCACTaaaattaattttcaatttctGTAAAGTTGAATATTCTCCTTAACATATTTCAACTGCCAGAAGGCAGTTTGGAATATTACATGGGGTACTTGGAAGGATATTTaatgtgccccccccccccccccgacccCTTTTACCAAAATTGTTTCTTCTTCATAATTTACACTGCTTTACATACTTTACTTTGTAAGTGTAAATTTTCTCACTATTTAGCGTAAGCATTGGATTCAGATTAGTCTACTTTCTTTGCATGCAtctctatttttcattattGTCGGTAAATGAGATCTACATCTAGTTACTAATCTTTTCTGACAATAATCTGAATATACAATGCATATGTATGGGTTACTGAGACCTACCTAATACCAAAGTAGAGACACCTTCCTCTCTGTAACTTGATGCAAACCTAGTTTTGATTCAGATTAGTAATCAATCAATACAAGTCttatttgattattattttattttgcatctctctttctaaaatattttcttttatctaTCATTAGTAAGATCCCAATGGCCATCAGAAGCCCATTGGTCACCTGTTTGGtatcaaatatttattttaaagtTTAAGAACCCAGAGAAGCATCCCTTTGGCATGGACTAAACAGAACCCAGAACCAATGTATAAAATAGAGTTGGGCATGGACAAATCTTTTTTTCCCTTGATAAATTGGGCATGGGCATACTTGCATCCAGAACAAACCTGACTTTTGACACTTCACTTAGATGTCAAGGGGAACCCGATGTAAGGCTTTACCTAGCCACTTCCCTTACTACCAAACTACTAGTAGAAGAAACAGAAGTCAAATGAAAACTTCAGGCATTTTTCCCACCTAATATCTGGACAGATGCAAGAGCTTGTCGATCTCCATAATGTGAACCTGTTGTGATTGTGGGTGGCACTGATGACAAGAGACCAGCAGTGATTTGCTGGAGGGAACAGATCACCAAAGAGGTTGAGAGGGTATGTGCAGTACCATTTTGCAGTAACAGTCTGAAACTAATAGAAATTTtccatcattattattatttattactATGGGCAATGTATATCCATTCAGCTCAAAAATCTACTACATGGCATGTCGATGGGCCCAAATTTTGGGACAGATAAACCTTTGGAGCCCCtgttcacatgtcaaatttcaacccaaacAGAGTTTACCAACTGGAaaaatagagctttgaaaatccagggctatgggagagtgcacagtaGTGGTCAAAGTACCATAAGCAACCATGGACATGCATTGAGATGCATAACAATACATGGGAAGACTACGGTCGAACTtcagtctgaaatttgacaaatggcGTATGTAAACCATCCACTATTTATCCAACTGTCGAAATTGCAACATCATTTTTCCATTGGCAAAGTTCTGTGGACTGTCAAAGGGAGCTCATCTTAATGGAGCATGAACTGGGTGGCTTTTTGGATGGGAAACTATTAGAAATAGGTCCCCCATAGCCTCAGAATTAGTTCCTTGTAAGCCCTCCAAAGTATATCTTGGAAGCATCTTATGTCTATAAGACCTTAACACTTTTCTGCTCTTTCTATACATCATAATTTTAAAAGAAAGTGGGGAAGGCAAGAATGTTAGCATTTTATAATTTCTACAAGAAGATGGTGTAGAAAAACTCACCAAATCATACGGCCTTTCTGGCACAAATGAAGCCACAAAATATGGATTCTTCAGTCTACCCAAGCCAGCTGCTTTAAGCGTCAGCGCTTCTACCACCTTTGAACGAGGAGATCCATCTACAGAAAGTTAATTTGCAAAACTGTAAATAAGCAGAAATACTAAAACTTAAAACGTTTAAGGGGATAAAATAGAGTTTTTTACATTTTGGTCTTCTTCTGATTCTCTTGCCACTTAATTCaggaaaattttgaatgaaagGGGTGCAGTTGTTTATGATTCCCTCTGCTTCTGgttgttcttccttctttaGATGCGGAGCTTCCTGGTCATAGTTGTTGTTATAAGCCAATGTTTCCTGCTTCTCACATCCATTTGTACCAAAAATTTTAACATTGAACACTGAATTGCCATCATATTTGAAAACTAAAAACTCTCCAAGTTTCAAAGACTGATCTTTCACGAACCCCTTCCACCCATTCTGAAAAAACAAATTGTTGTCAACTTGTTCCAGTTCCACATGCCAAACTCTCCCATTACGGCTTCTTAGGATGGCCTTGTTGGGTATCAAACCATTGAAGTGGTTGATAAAACCTGGCGGTATCTTctgcataaaattaaaaaaaaaaaaggaaacaaaatcaaaataacaaaaaaaaaaaaaaaaatcttcttcccccccccccccctgtgaGTAAATGATGCCTTTGCAAACTACTACGGGAAGTAGCTCTGAAATCCATCAATCAAAACTTCACATTCCTCCCAAGTCTCCCTCTTGAGTAACATCCAGTCGGAGAAACAGTCATGGAAAGATAAATAGCTCAGAGaaaagcaaaatggaacaaaccCAGAACCTAACAGAGtaaacaaagagagaaagagagaacatTTTACCATTTTTTGAGAGCTGTGGTCAGGGAGATAAATCTTGAAGAATTCAGGGATCTTCTCAGGAGTAATTAaattggtcttcttcttctcgttggAATCTCTCACCATCTCTTCAGTGTTCTGACCGGAGACGGACGGAGAAAACAATAATGACCAGAAGGGTTGCGTTGGAGAGGGGGGTTGAGGTTCTTGGAAGGGTGAAACTTGCAGGAGAGAAGATGCAGAGAACCCTAAATCATGAGTGTAGTACGTAGGATAGAAATGGATCGAACGGTGTGGATTTCAGTAAAAAAGGAGGTTTTATTAAAACCCATGCGCAACTGTCCAAGAAGCATTGTGTGTCAGGACGAATCCCGCCATATTTATGAAACACTGTTACAGTGGAAACAGAAAGTGATACTAGATGATGATTGTAACGCATTACCTACTGTTTCCTAATACGGTAGATGagtagatctctctctctctctctctctctgtggttTGTAAGATGTTCGTTGTACGCATTTACCAATTGGATTACAACGAAATTCTTTCCAAAATAAGGGTTATCCTATGGGGAATCATACCCTCAGTTCTAAAAGCTTTGCAAAAATTTGCAGAGAATTAAAATTTCTTGGATCTTGTGGGAGGAAAACAATAccactttttctctttttagatcAGTGAGGAATTCCGTAAATGCTAACATGAAAATCCAAACTAAAACAGTATTCTAATTCTCAGTACTTTAAGATGTGAGAATTGAgatttttaaatatcaaaacattTGCCTAATGCAAAACTGGCAATCTCAGATTACTAATAGTAGTAGAGATTGAAGAATAG harbors:
- the LOC122659017 gene encoding putative B3 domain-containing protein At5g66980 yields the protein MVRDSNEKKKTNLITPEKIPEFFKIYLPDHSSQKMKIPPGFINHFNGLIPNKAILRSRNGRVWHVELEQVDNNLFFQNGWKGFVKDQSLKLGEFLVFKYDGNSVFNVKIFGTNGCEKQETLAYNNNYDQEAPHLKKEEQPEAEGIINNCTPFIQNFPELSGKRIRRRPKYGSPRSKVVEALTLKAAGLGRLKNPYFVASFVPERPYDLFIPRTLIAKHHLKIVPEMTMCDPSGKHWRVKTSRWKDGRVSLAKGWSALCKEHNLGIDDKCIFEFIKGRDRKIGGIVKIHFVWAGAGTSMPNTKVKRDAYTALKNSEILID